A region of Phalacrocorax carbo chromosome 9, bPhaCar2.1, whole genome shotgun sequence DNA encodes the following proteins:
- the GPHB5 gene encoding glycoprotein hormone beta-5: protein MKLHCVILGALLLLLLASSGGTLKTSAIDLRTFIGCAVREFTFLAKKPGCKGLRVTTDACWGRCETWEKPVLEPPYIESHHRVCTYNETNMMTVKLPKCAPDVDPFYTYPVAIRCDCDICSTATTECETA from the exons ATGAAGCTCCACTGCGTGATCCTGGGCgctctgcttctcctgctgctggccagcagTGGCGGCACGCTCAAGACCTCTGCCATTGACCTGCGCACCTTCATCGGCTGTGCTGTGCGTGAGTTCACCTTCCTGGCCAAGAAACCCGGCTGCAAGGGGCTGCGGGTGACAACGGACGCGTGCTGGGGACGCTGTGAGACCTGGGAG AAGCCGGTGCTGGAACCACCTTACATCGAGTCTCACCACCGCGTTTGCACCTATAACGAGACCAACATGATGACGGTGAAGCTGCCCAAGTGTGCCCCTGACGTGGATCCCTTCTACACCTACCCGGTGGCTATCCGCTGCGACTGTGACATCTGCTCCACTGCAACGACCGAATGCGAGACTGCCTGA